DNA sequence from the Malus sylvestris chromosome 10, drMalSylv7.2, whole genome shotgun sequence genome:
AGTTAAACACTCATTGCCAAAAGGATGTACGAATGGCAATGGAACAAACAAATGCTAAGGTGCTTTCTTCAGGCATTATGAGAATAATTCTTAACACTGCACTGAAAGGTATTTCTTTTGCATACAAATCTAGCTAATCTGAAAATGCATTTCCGTTCCATTCACCCATGCATACACAGATTAACAATGACTTATGTAGTGGGAAATCGTGCTGGAACATAAAAAGTGCTAAGATTCCGATTTGTTGAAGCAAATATTCTTGTGACTTGTGTGATGAGAAGGAATCAGTGAAATGAATAAATTATGGTAGCGAAAGAAGACTAAAGATTATGCCAAATGGACACAATTCAAGTGGCTGAAGCACATCAGGACTACATTCATGAAGACTAGATGATTTTCACCCACAGAGTTATCAATTGTTATGGCTCTCAAAAGTCAAATAGAAAAGGCCAAACAGCCTCCTCTAGAGAAATAACTGAAACAATAGAGAATTAAACATTAACTCGGCTGACGAGAAGCCATTAGAAATTTAGGACACAAATATAGGGAATGGGTCAAGACTAAATAACGAGGGGGCACAAGATGTCATCATGAAATGCCATAGCTAAATTAACACGATGCATTGAAATACATAGTGCAACACGCATTGGTTCAgtacatgatgtcatagttggcCAGATACTTCCCCTGTGAAATAAGCAACTAAGTATATGATATTTGTTCCAATGCATTTATTCCTTGTTCTTTACCAAGTCCAAcaggagtaaaaaaaaaagctactTGTTCACAGCAAAGAACAATAGGAACTGAGGAAGGTAGTTTTGAAGATACATAAAACTCGATATTAAATGCCAAGGGCTAAACTTGATGCTCAGTGGGCCAAACTGGCTTACTTTTAACACCTTGTGTACTTCAAATTTGAAGGTATACAGTACGAAATAAACATACTTTCATAAGGCAAcaaagaatttaaattaataCGATTTCCTTATAAATAAATCTCAGAAAAGTAACAGAATATATCAACTGGTATAAAACCTGTCATGCTTATGGTTGTCTGAAGATCCACACTATTCAGACTTACATTCATCAGCCTTTTAAATATTTGAAAGCAAAGTTGTTTGCATATCTTTTTATTGTCTGATGTTTGCACATCTAGCagttaaaaaataaagagaCTAGAAACTGAAGAACAAGAGCAATGTGAAGCATAAATGCATTTGTACTATAAATGAGAAATAAGATCAAATAAGAGAATAGAAATGAGGTTAAGGATCAAGAAATTACAGTCCGTCGATGACCCATTTGTTGCTTGTTCTATCAAACTGGCAATCGGCTCCACTCCATGGATGTTGTTGGGGAACACATGGATCACCATTCCACCCCAACCGAACAGGAAGCCCCAATGTTTTCTTCAATGACAGTAACGCATTAActggaatttttttattgtgaaaAAGTAAAGGGAGAGAAATTAATTACAGTTTCAATAGAGTTTTCTTCAATTACAGTAACGCCTTGACTTCTGATATATACATTCTATAGCTTTTCAAGATATAAATAAGATGCACTGAAAAAAATCTCTAACAGATAACATGTGGTCAAGATGTTTTCAAAAGCATTAGATAAACAAAAACAGATTAATTGATTTGTGAAATATCAAATAGTTCATCTGTAACACTTGCAAAACTACatcattaagcattatttaATTGTGTGCATACTACATGATCAGCATTATTTTTTCGTGTATGACATATACATATTGGTAGAGACGCTAGAGAATGTTGAAACGAAACTTAGATAAACAAAGAGTAGCACAAATGTACCTTCATCTGATAAAGTTTTTGACTCGGCCATTATAACCTCAAAGATCTCAATGGCATTGATTATGGCACCACCTTGTTTAGGGTGCAAAGTTATGGTTAAGGTCCTCCCGCTTACGGCAACAGTTGTGTTAAGTACAAGAGCAGCATAACGGTCCCCACTCAATTTTATAACATCCACATCTTCAAATAAAGTGTCACCGTTAATCAGGATATCAAATACCCTTTGGCCTACACCAGTGATCGAAGCATCAATCTCAGCAAAGTGCAACCAAATGGAGTAGTTTCTGTTGGGATCCACATCCAGGGTATATTCTAAGTCGAGCTGACTATCAATACTCACAATTGCTTGTTTATAAAGAGCAGCTGGGTAGAAGTTTGGTGGACTTGAAGCCTGCTTAATGGTTCCCTGAGTGGATCTGCGTGTATCAGCAATCTGACCAAAAGTCATTATATAATTCCAAAATCTATCCCCACCCCATTGATCGCCGTTGTAATCCACACCAAACTTCGCGTCTTCAACACCACAGCTCAATCTTTTTGCTGTTCTAAGGATTATTCCTTCAGATACTTGCTGGCTAAACTGGTATGCTCTTTCATCAATCTGAAGAATTTCAATGGCAAGAATTGCCGGATCCCCGTGACCAGTACTATGGAAGCAGATAGACACAGATCCATCTCTCAGATGTACAAGCGCTTCAGAAAATACTTGATCATCGTGGGTACTCCAACCAGATTTTAAAGAGGTAATTTGAGTTCCCTCAACAGAAATATCAAATAAAGGTTCGGTGTCATAGTTTGGTAGTGCAATCGACCCAAAGAAAATCCTGATTACATAGTGCCCATGGGGAACTCTATTGATCATGTAACAATTTTCAGGACCTGAGGAGAGGGGAAAATAGCGAAGCGTATCAAGTGGAGGAGTGATAAAACTCGGGGGGGTCGCATTAAAAGGTATCCCCCCTGAATAATCAAAATCCTTAAACCATGTGGTATTGGATGGTTTTGTAATCACATTCTCCCGAGCTCCACAGCTTATGCGCATAGCAAATGGCGCTGTACTCATAAGCATATTACacaagttaaaaccaaaatccgAACAGGAAGACAATGTAAAGCATCAGGTCATATCTCTAAGCTTTATAAACATGTGTTGTGTGCATCATGGCTAACAAATCGTAATACCAACTTCACCAAACATGTGACAGAGACCAAATCTTCTCCAAATTTGAGTATGCATTTTACAGTGTCCTAACTGCTAACTGATGTGAAAGCGGATAACGATACTTATGCATTTTGTGGTAATCGCCTCATTCACTAAAAAGACAAAGCAAGATAAAAATCGAAAAATGCACCATCTGCAATTAATACACAAATGCGAAGCTCTCTGTTTCCAGTAAAAAATCTTAATCATGAGCTTTGCGTTTCCCGTTAatgacaaaacaaaacctacATTAAGCATTGTTTTAGGCCATTCTCTGTTTCCAATTAGCAGATTCCTTTCCTTTTCCATAAGTAATTCGAGTTCATTGAAAGCAAAACACTTTAATTATTCTCCACTTTTACTCTCCGATTCACTTCCATTTCTCCGAAAACATCAAATTCCATACAAATAATAGAGAAAAATCACGAGATCTCCACCAAAATTACACTAAAAACTTAATGAATTAGCAACGGTACGCAGTTCAAACTAAATCATCAGTCCAAAATTGACTCCAACACACTGAAATTTCACTTCAATTTTCAACAATCCAAGAATCAAAATAAGCACCACAAATTGCGAAGCAGCAATGCAATCGAGAATCGAAAAGCAAAGGCAAAAGTTCACGAGCACTCACCGGGTCTGGCCGAAGCGACTGAAAACACCGAGCAGCAGAGCAGAAGCAGCAGCCACGGAAGACGAAGACGAAGACGATGAACAGACCTAGCCAAATGCTTTAGCTCCGAACCACGCAACGCCCATGTGCCATTTGCTTTTCTCATTCTCTTCCTGTAATTTTGCTTTCCGATTTCACACTCACAGCGAgaagtgaggagagagagagagagagagagagagcaaatgGACGTGTGTGCGAGTAGCGTGCGTAATTACAGTGGGGGATTTAATTATTTTCCTTGATCTGTTGACTCCCGGAAAAATAGAGGAGATTTCATTAATCTCCTGCGGTGGTTTTACGGAATCTTCGTGAAGGTGCACTTATCGGACGGCGAAGATGGCACCTCGGTCTACCAGATATTCTTTATTGTTCGATGGTTGGGTGGGCCCCGCGCCACACAACCGGACTTTGTGTAGACGACAAAGCACGTGACAAAGATAACATGGTGAATAATGAGGGAGGTTCACGTGGAATTACCGGTTTATTCTTTtatgtccctttttttttttggtcggaATATTTAAAGCCAATTTGCCAAATTGTCAGTGTCGATTGGGTTTCGTTTTGGGTGCAAATTgtaactttatttttttat
Encoded proteins:
- the LOC126587149 gene encoding receptor-like protein 4; this translates as MRKANGTWALRGSELKHLARSVHRLRLRLPWLLLLLCCSVFSVASARPAPFAMRISCGARENVITKPSNTTWFKDFDYSGGIPFNATPPSFITPPLDTLRYFPLSSGPENCYMINRVPHGHYVIRIFFGSIALPNYDTEPLFDISVEGTQITSLKSGWSTHDDQVFSEALVHLRDGSVSICFHSTGHGDPAILAIEILQIDERAYQFSQQVSEGIILRTAKRLSCGVEDAKFGVDYNGDQWGGDRFWNYIMTFGQIADTRRSTQGTIKQASSPPNFYPAALYKQAIVSIDSQLDLEYTLDVDPNRNYSIWLHFAEIDASITGVGQRVFDILINGDTLFEDVDVIKLSGDRYAALVLNTTVAVSGRTLTITLHPKQGGAIINAIEIFEVIMAESKTLSDEVNALLSLKKTLGLPVRLGWNGDPCVPQQHPWSGADCQFDRTSNKWVIDGLALDNQGLKGFLPNDISKLRHLQSINLSGNSMQGPIPSSLGKITSLEVLDLSFNSLNGSIPETLGQLTSLQTLNVNGNSLSGKVPAALGGRLLHRASFNFTDNHGLCGIPGLPTCGPHLTAGAKIGIGFGVLAAFLLLVIGSICCWKRRQNILRVQQIAAREAPYAKARTHLSRDIQMNRQYNHHGQSRTAAETGPILLT